A genomic segment from Streptomyces antibioticus encodes:
- a CDS encoding helix-turn-helix transcriptional regulator, which produces MASSPPPILIGRQHECAVLDQLLADLREGNPRVRVIRGEAGIGKSVLLEYAADQASRVTVTRTRGYEADMELPYASLHQLCAPFLAEVEALPGPQRDALRVAFGMTSGEPPHRFLVGLAVLSLLARASEARPVLVLVDDAQWLDQVSLQTLEFVARRLLAEAVAMIFAVRDPEGEASLVGLPELRVGGLDAVAAEDLLMTAVNGRLEKRVRDRFVAEMHGNPLALIEFSRGRNAGELAYGLQPDSSAMQRTVSSRIEQDFASRLASLPEPTRMLLLIAAAEPLGDARLLFRAAASLKITPDAAPAKAAGLIEFGESVRFRHPLVRSAVYDQADPEERRAVHGALADATDPALDPDRRAWHAAQAVDEADEEVAMGLEQAAGRARQRGGVAAEAVLLQRAAELTPTPWARGRRALAAAEANFSAASPDRATEQATLAELCPLSPLDRARLARLRARILFARSRSDEAAPLLLDAAAQFAGAASPLARETYLEAISATIFAGRVHGPAGARAAAIASRGSGAPPSGSKAADLLLSGVSALLADDYETGGPALRRALEPLANEELTTREATVRWLLSAPVALEAFIHYAWDLNAWDTLSSRAVRLARDIGALGALQPALVYASGVHIHTGDFAEAARMIDEADAIAAATGHAPHKYATLVLAAWRGDEGIAADFIKDARASAAQRGEVSLLGATGYIQGVLLNGLARYDEALAAARSGVEHDGFNFSGLSLVEHIEAATRCGELDQARTSLGRLIEFTRAADSGWARGVTARSQALLTDGDEADDLYRLAIKELTHDRVAVEAARTHLLYGEWLRRSRHRSLAREHLRMAHEMFDTMGANAFAERARRELLATGEHVRARSTKPVTALTPQESQIAALAAKGMTNPSIGAELFISPHTVEWHLRKVYTKLGINSRRALPDALAVESPAGTRNASAMSPT; this is translated from the coding sequence ATGGCATCTAGCCCGCCTCCCATCCTGATTGGGCGGCAGCACGAGTGCGCGGTGCTCGATCAACTGCTGGCCGATCTACGCGAAGGCAACCCTCGTGTACGCGTAATCCGCGGCGAAGCCGGCATCGGCAAGTCTGTGCTCCTGGAGTACGCAGCCGACCAGGCGTCACGAGTGACGGTGACGCGAACACGGGGCTACGAGGCAGACATGGAGCTGCCCTACGCAAGCCTGCACCAGTTGTGTGCGCCGTTTCTTGCCGAAGTTGAAGCTCTGCCCGGGCCACAGCGCGATGCGCTGCGTGTGGCCTTCGGGATGACGTCTGGAGAACCGCCTCACCGCTTCCTGGTTGGGCTTGCTGTTTTGTCTCTACTCGCACGAGCGTCGGAAGCCCGTCCAGTACTGGTCCTCGTCGACGACGCACAGTGGCTGGACCAGGTCTCCCTACAGACGCTGGAGTTCGTTGCGCGACGGCTGCTCGCCGAGGCGGTCGCGATGATCTTCGCCGTACGCGACCCTGAGGGTGAGGCCTCACTCGTGGGCCTCCCAGAGCTGCGCGTCGGCGGCCTGGATGCGGTCGCAGCCGAAGATCTCCTCATGACCGCGGTTAACGGGCGGCTGGAGAAGCGGGTGAGGGACCGGTTCGTGGCAGAGATGCACGGCAACCCGCTCGCTCTGATCGAGTTCTCCCGCGGCCGGAACGCCGGCGAGTTGGCATATGGCTTGCAACCGGATTCGTCGGCCATGCAGAGAACGGTGTCGAGCCGCATCGAGCAGGACTTCGCCAGCCGGCTCGCTTCACTGCCGGAACCAACACGGATGCTGCTACTGATCGCCGCCGCAGAACCCCTCGGTGACGCGCGCTTGCTGTTTCGTGCCGCTGCTTCTTTGAAGATCACTCCTGATGCCGCCCCAGCCAAGGCGGCTGGGCTGATCGAGTTCGGCGAATCCGTTCGGTTTCGGCATCCCTTGGTCCGTTCGGCGGTCTACGACCAAGCCGATCCTGAAGAACGCCGAGCAGTACACGGAGCGCTGGCTGACGCCACGGACCCGGCTTTGGACCCGGACCGGCGTGCGTGGCATGCCGCACAAGCCGTCGATGAGGCCGACGAGGAAGTCGCCATGGGGTTGGAACAGGCGGCCGGCCGAGCGCGACAGCGCGGCGGCGTGGCCGCCGAGGCCGTACTGCTTCAACGTGCAGCCGAGCTGACGCCGACCCCTTGGGCACGGGGACGCCGAGCTCTCGCAGCAGCCGAGGCAAATTTTTCCGCGGCATCTCCAGACCGCGCCACCGAGCAGGCGACGTTGGCCGAGCTTTGCCCCCTCAGCCCCCTGGATCGCGCCCGGTTGGCGCGTCTGCGTGCAAGAATCCTGTTCGCCCGTAGCCGCAGCGACGAGGCGGCACCGCTTCTCCTGGACGCCGCCGCGCAGTTCGCAGGAGCGGCGTCGCCCTTGGCTCGGGAGACCTACCTCGAGGCCATAAGCGCGACCATTTTTGCGGGCAGGGTCCACGGTCCGGCAGGTGCTCGCGCCGCAGCAATCGCATCGCGCGGGTCTGGAGCGCCTCCCTCGGGGTCCAAAGCCGCTGACCTGTTGCTGAGCGGCGTGTCCGCTCTTCTCGCGGACGACTACGAGACAGGTGGCCCGGCATTGCGCCGTGCGCTGGAACCCCTTGCGAACGAGGAGCTGACCACCCGGGAAGCAACAGTGCGCTGGCTTCTGTCGGCTCCGGTCGCCCTGGAGGCGTTCATACACTACGCCTGGGACCTGAATGCCTGGGACACATTGTCTTCCCGTGCGGTACGTCTTGCTCGAGACATCGGAGCGCTTGGAGCGCTGCAACCGGCTCTGGTCTACGCCAGCGGCGTGCACATCCACACCGGCGACTTCGCCGAGGCAGCGCGGATGATCGATGAAGCCGACGCGATCGCGGCGGCGACCGGCCATGCACCTCACAAGTATGCAACGTTGGTCCTCGCCGCCTGGCGAGGTGACGAGGGCATTGCCGCCGACTTCATCAAAGACGCCAGAGCAAGCGCTGCACAACGTGGTGAAGTGTCCCTCCTAGGGGCAACCGGCTATATACAGGGCGTGCTGCTCAACGGCCTGGCTCGCTACGACGAGGCCTTGGCGGCCGCACGCTCGGGCGTCGAGCATGACGGATTCAACTTCTCTGGGTTGTCGTTGGTGGAACACATCGAGGCGGCGACCCGGTGTGGCGAGCTCGACCAGGCCCGCACCTCGCTAGGCCGGCTGATCGAGTTCACTCGCGCTGCCGATTCCGGGTGGGCCCGAGGCGTCACCGCGCGCAGTCAGGCATTGCTCACCGATGGTGATGAGGCGGATGACCTGTACAGGCTAGCCATCAAGGAGCTCACGCATGATCGTGTAGCCGTAGAAGCGGCTCGAACCCACCTGCTGTACGGCGAATGGCTGCGCCGAAGCCGCCACCGTTCGCTGGCTCGCGAGCACCTGCGCATGGCCCACGAGATGTTCGACACAATGGGGGCGAACGCGTTTGCCGAACGCGCTCGCCGCGAGCTGCTGGCGACTGGCGAGCATGTGCGGGCACGGAGCACCAAGCCGGTGACGGCTCTGACCCCTCAGGAGTCACAGATCGCCGCTCTCGCCGCCAAGGGCATGACGAATCCGAGTATCGGTGCGGAGCTGTTCATCAGCCCTCACACCGTGGAGTGGCATCTCAGGAAGGTGTACACGAAGCTTGGGATCAACTCGCGTCGTGCGCTTCCGGATGCGCTAGCAGTCGAATCACCTGCGGGCACAAGGAATGCAAGCGCGATGTCACCCACGTGA
- a CDS encoding phosphatase PAP2 family protein, which produces MRELLLVVGLLLVYKVGRQLATGHTVEAFANAHRVWGAERTLRLPGESAVQTALLHSDTLVRLANTYYATVHFPATAAFLIWLYLRRPVHYMWARRVLALVTAAALAGHLIFPLAPPRLLAESGLLDTGQVYGPSVYGAHPATDAMANQFAAMPSLHFGWALMVAIGLIAATRSRWRRLWLLHPLLTLTVIVGTANHYWLDSVVAAGLLGIALAVVRAPRRTATSALRDQEHGRARVPAQDRPELVGAGR; this is translated from the coding sequence GTGCGCGAGCTGCTGCTCGTCGTCGGCCTGCTCCTCGTCTACAAGGTCGGCCGCCAGTTGGCCACCGGCCACACCGTCGAGGCGTTCGCCAACGCGCACCGCGTCTGGGGCGCCGAGCGCACCCTGCGCCTGCCGGGCGAGAGCGCCGTACAGACCGCCCTGCTGCACAGCGACACCCTGGTGCGCCTCGCGAACACCTACTACGCGACCGTGCACTTCCCGGCCACCGCGGCCTTCCTGATCTGGCTCTATCTGCGCCGCCCCGTGCACTACATGTGGGCGCGCCGCGTCCTCGCCCTGGTCACCGCCGCTGCCCTGGCCGGCCACCTCATCTTCCCGCTCGCGCCGCCGCGGCTGCTCGCGGAGTCCGGCCTGCTCGACACCGGCCAGGTGTACGGGCCCTCGGTCTATGGGGCGCACCCTGCGACGGACGCGATGGCGAACCAGTTCGCCGCCATGCCCTCGCTGCACTTCGGCTGGGCGCTGATGGTCGCGATCGGGCTGATCGCCGCGACCCGGTCGCGCTGGCGCCGGCTGTGGCTGCTGCATCCGCTTTTGACCCTGACGGTGATCGTGGGTACCGCGAACCACTACTGGCTGGACTCGGTCGTCGCCGCCGGGCTGCTGGGGATCGCGCTCGCCGTGGTACGAGCGCCGCGCCGTACGGCGACGAGCGCGCTCCGGGACCAGGAGCACGGCCGCGCCCGCGTCCCCGCGCAGGACCGGCCGGAACTCGTCGGGGCGGGGCGATGA
- a CDS encoding sigma factor, giving the protein MFACSGETTAIRVEGVRATKDDMDLALDIFLAQRARLFRTAYQILDDASRAEDVVQDVWVRWQRTDRARVENPAAFLTTVTSRLAINVIQSARHRHEVASESHLRNVTDPTIQDPVLRAEQTVAIEEALARLMARLTPDGLAAYVLRKGFDYAYTDLARLLDTSVPNARQLVRRAQARLDADGGKPVPTESHRHLVAAFRTAANTGDLTGLTQILAPENQGSRLRSSTAGSRHQVHNSIPQAVGRTPRNAGVGPPGRRSARVAMRQPLPSRECEWHEGDACFA; this is encoded by the coding sequence ATGTTCGCGTGCAGCGGGGAGACGACGGCAATCCGAGTCGAGGGCGTCCGGGCGACCAAGGACGACATGGACCTGGCTCTCGACATCTTCTTGGCCCAGCGAGCGCGGCTGTTCCGCACTGCGTATCAGATCCTCGACGACGCCTCAAGAGCAGAAGACGTGGTCCAGGATGTGTGGGTGCGCTGGCAGCGCACCGACCGTGCACGGGTCGAGAACCCGGCAGCGTTCCTGACGACCGTCACGTCGCGGCTGGCGATCAACGTCATCCAGTCAGCGCGGCACCGCCACGAGGTCGCGAGCGAGTCTCACTTGAGAAATGTCACGGATCCGACCATCCAGGACCCCGTGCTGCGGGCCGAGCAAACGGTGGCGATCGAAGAGGCTTTGGCACGGCTCATGGCGAGGCTTACGCCAGATGGACTGGCCGCCTACGTCCTCCGTAAGGGCTTCGACTATGCCTATACCGATCTTGCGAGACTGCTTGACACCAGCGTCCCAAATGCACGGCAGTTGGTCCGGCGGGCCCAGGCCCGCCTCGATGCTGACGGCGGGAAACCGGTTCCCACTGAGTCGCATCGTCACCTGGTGGCGGCATTCAGAACTGCCGCGAACACCGGTGATTTGACGGGCCTCACACAGATACTTGCCCCTGAGAACCAGGGATCGCGCTTGCGGTCGTCAACTGCTGGATCGCGACATCAGGTTCACAACTCGATCCCCCAGGCTGTGGGACGCACTCCGCGCAATGCCGGAGTCGGTCCACCGGGTCGTCGTTCGGCCCGTGTAGCGATGCGGCAGCCTCTGCCTAGTCGTGAGTGCGAGTGGCATGAAGGAGACGCCTGCTTCGCGTGA